A portion of the Adhaeribacter radiodurans genome contains these proteins:
- a CDS encoding HAD family hydrolase: MDLSLVKNIIFDLGGVIINLAYQNSVDALRSLSKKQQAIDFTQQAQSGLFDLYETGQITSEAFRQGLRDTYAIEGEDSALDAAWNAMLLDIPPERIQLLQALGKKFRLFLLSNTNAIHAERFNKTVQEVSGLPGLNSLFEKTYYSHLVGMRKPGAAIFEHILNQNNLTAAETLFIDDSLQHIEGARKLGLQTLHLQPPLTINEFFNHAR, encoded by the coding sequence GTGGATTTAAGCCTTGTAAAAAATATTATTTTCGATTTGGGTGGGGTTATCATTAATTTAGCTTACCAAAACTCGGTAGATGCTTTACGCTCTTTAAGTAAAAAACAACAAGCTATTGATTTTACTCAGCAAGCTCAATCCGGACTTTTTGATTTGTACGAAACAGGCCAGATTACTTCAGAAGCTTTCCGGCAAGGTTTACGCGACACTTATGCGATAGAAGGCGAAGATAGCGCTTTAGATGCAGCCTGGAACGCCATGCTGCTCGATATTCCGCCCGAACGCATTCAATTATTACAGGCTCTCGGTAAAAAATTCCGCTTGTTTCTGCTTAGTAATACCAATGCCATTCATGCCGAACGATTTAATAAAACAGTACAAGAAGTATCGGGTTTACCGGGTTTAAATAGTTTATTTGAGAAAACATATTACTCTCATTTAGTGGGTATGCGCAAACCTGGTGCGGCCATATTCGAGCATATCTTAAATCAAAATAATTTAACAGCTGCCGAAACCTTATTTATTGACGATAGCTTACAGCACATTGAAGGTGCCCGGAAGTTAGGTTTGCAAACGCTGCACTTGCAGCCGCCGCTTACTATTAACGAATTTTTTAATCATGCGCGGTAG
- a CDS encoding site-2 protease family protein, with protein sequence MRGSSTVKNYTFHLFLFCLALVTTTLAGAEWMSAKPLLVVTTQWRIIRILTNEQVLNGLYYSLPFLGVLTAHEFGHYFTARYYRIRVSLPYYIPFWFPLLPTIGTMGAVIRIKDRIFSKKEFFDVGIAGPLAGFIVAIPLLWYGFTHLPSPEHIFTIHPEYKKYGLDYASKVYQNTGGSMALGKNLLFLFFEKYVAPDPALVPNQYELMHYPYLFAGFLSLFFTAMNLLPIGQLDGGHILYGLIGFRNFNRISPVFFIIFIFYAGLGVVGPHTPPDERYWQFILYAVYLYVVFEKITPNVKIALTLTIIMFCLHVGLAFIFPGTKGYPGWLVFGLLLSRLLGIFHPPAPDEAPLSTGRKVLGWFAVLIFLLSFSPAPFLYE encoded by the coding sequence ATGCGCGGTAGCTCTACAGTTAAAAATTACACTTTTCACCTGTTCCTATTCTGTTTAGCTTTGGTTACTACCACCTTAGCAGGTGCTGAATGGATGAGCGCGAAACCTCTATTGGTAGTTACTACTCAGTGGCGTATTATTCGCATTTTAACGAATGAGCAAGTTTTAAATGGCCTTTACTACTCGCTTCCGTTTTTAGGCGTATTAACGGCCCACGAGTTCGGGCATTATTTTACAGCACGTTATTATCGAATTCGTGTGTCACTCCCCTATTACATTCCGTTTTGGTTTCCTTTGCTTCCAACAATTGGAACAATGGGCGCCGTTATCCGCATTAAGGATCGTATTTTTTCTAAAAAAGAATTTTTTGATGTAGGTATTGCGGGTCCATTAGCTGGCTTTATAGTGGCTATTCCTTTGCTTTGGTACGGGTTCACGCATTTACCTAGTCCTGAGCATATTTTCACCATCCATCCCGAATATAAAAAATACGGTTTAGATTACGCCAGTAAAGTGTATCAGAATACGGGCGGCTCCATGGCCTTAGGTAAAAACTTATTATTTTTATTTTTCGAGAAATATGTAGCTCCTGACCCTGCCCTGGTACCTAACCAGTACGAGCTTATGCATTACCCGTATTTATTTGCTGGTTTTCTTTCCTTATTTTTTACCGCGATGAATTTACTGCCCATTGGGCAACTTGACGGTGGGCATATATTATACGGTTTAATTGGTTTTCGTAATTTTAACCGAATCTCTCCTGTATTTTTTATTATTTTTATTTTTTATGCTGGCTTAGGAGTAGTTGGTCCGCATACCCCACCCGACGAAAGGTACTGGCAATTTATATTGTACGCTGTTTACTTATATGTAGTATTTGAGAAAATTACTCCAAACGTTAAAATAGCCTTAACTTTAACTATTATTATGTTCTGCCTGCATGTTGGATTGGCTTTTATTTTTCCAGGCACCAAAGGTTATCCGGGTTGGTTAGTATTCGGGCTATTGTTATCCAGGTTATTAGGCATTTTTCATCCTCCTGCCCCCGACGAAGCTCCATTAAGTACAGGCAGAAAAGTACTTGGCTGGTTTGCTGTACTAATATTTCTGCTAAGTTTCAGTCCAGCGCCATTCTTGTACGAGTAA